AAGCGCATCGTGCGCGTCTGCCGCCGCCTCGGCAAGCCGGTCATCGTCGCCACGCAGATGCTGGAATCGATGGTGACGGCGCCGGTGCCGACCCGCGCCGAAGCCTCGGACGTCGCCACCGCCATCTACGACGGCGTGGATGCGGTGATGCTGTCGGCCGAATCGGCCTCGGGCAAGTACCCGGTCGAGGCGGTCATCATGATGAACAACATCATCGTCCAGACCGAGTCCGATCCCGTCTACCGCGAGACCGTCGCCGCCGGCCAGAGCCCGGCGCAGGCCGAGATCGCGGACGCGATCGGCCTGGCGACGCGCAATGTCGCCGAGCTGCTCGAGGTGGCGGCCACCGTCGCCTACACCAGCTCCGGCCACTCGGCCCTGCGGCTGGCGCGCGAACGGCCGCAGGCGCCCATCATCGGCATGACGCCGAAGCTCGCCACCGCGCGCGCGATGGCGCTGGTGTGGGGCGTGCATGCGGTGCTGACCCACGACGTCGCCGACGTCTCCGAGATGACCGACTTCGCCTGCGCCACGGCGCGCCGCGAGGGACTGGCGCGGGCGGGGCAGAGCATCGTCATCGCCGCCGGCATGCCTTTCGGCGCGTCGGGCACGACGAATCTCCTGCGGATTGCGCGGCTGGACTGATCAGACCTGGACCTGGATATCGCCGAAAAAGCCCAGCTGCAGGCTGCTGGCGATGCGGTTCGCCACCAGGATCGCCGGCGCGGCGCCTTCCAGCCCGAACACCTCGATCGCGGTCATCCTGAACAGGGTGAGCCAGTGGACGAAGTGTTCCCGCCCGATGCCGCTCAAGGCCATGTGCTTGCCGAAGACATTGCCCTGGAACTCCCCGGTATCCAGCAGGACCTTGGTCCAGAACGCATACATGCGCGGCATGTGCTCGTGCCAGTGGCCGGCCAGCCGCTCTTCGAACACGGGACCCAGCACGGCATCCTCTCGGACCCGGGCATAGAAGGTATCGACCAGCTGGACGATGGCCGACGGCGTGATGGCAGTGGATTGCGTCATTGCGTCATACGAGGTTCTGCGGCGCCCCGGCGGCCCAGCCGTCGATGTTCTCGACCAGCATGTCGGCCAGCGTCTGCATCGCGCCGCCGCTGGCCCAGGCCACGTGCGGCGTCAGCACGAAATTCGGCAGATTCAGATTCAGGAGCGGATTGTCGGGCGCCGGCGGCTCCTTGCTCAGCACGTCGAAGCCGGCGCCGGCGATCACGCCCTTCGTCAGCGCGTCGGCCAGCGCCGCTTCGTCGACCAGGCCGCCGCGCGCGGTGTTGATCAGGATCGCGTTCTTCTTCATCGACGCCAGTTCGGCGGCGCCGATCATGTGGCGGGTCTGGGCGCTCAGCGGCAGGTGCAGGGTGATCACGTCGGACGTCGCCAGCAGCTCGGGCAGCGGCAGTTGCACGACGTCGGCGTCCGGCAGCGGCGAGCGCGAGGCGACCGCGATCTCCATCCCGAAGGCGCGTCCGATCTGCGCCACGCGCCGGCCCAGCGCGCCGTAGCCGACGATGCCGAGGCGGCTGCCGGCCAGGTCGGCGATCGGGTGGTCGAGCAGGCAGAAGCGGGTCGACTGCTCCCAGCGTCCGGCGGCGACATCTTGCGCATAGGCCATCAGGTTGCGGCGCACCGCCAGCATCAGCGCGAAGCAGTGCTCCGGCACCGACACCACCGAATAATTCCGGATATTGCAGACCGCGATGCCGCGCTCGCGGCAGGTGGCGAGGTCGACGTTGTCGGTGCCGGTCGCGGCCACGGCCACCAGCTTCAGGTCCGGCAATTGCGCGATCTCGGCCGCGCGCAGCGGCACCTTGTTGGTGATCGCAACCGTCGCGCCGCGCAGGCGCTCGACGACCTCGTGCGGCGCCGTGGCCGGATAATCCTGCCAGGTGTGCTCGAAGGCGGGCGGACGGATGTTGGCGATCAGGCTATCGCGGTCGAGAAAGACAATCTTGTGCATGGCGGTCGAAAGAACAGACAGAGGACCACCATTGTATCGGCGGATCGAGAAACCGTCGCGAGCGGCCGCAGTTTCGTCTGAGAAGCGCAGCCGTACTTACGGTACGGCGAGCATCGCAGGACGAAAATGCAACGCGCAGCAGGTTACTCGACCGCCCACTACATAAAAAAAGACAGGCCGGAGCCTGTCTTTCGAGATGGTGGGGCTTGAGCCGCTGGGCTTAGTGTGCTGCTGCCGCGTCGGCCTTCTGGTCTGCGTGAGCGGCGGCCTTGTCGGCGGCTGCATCCGCTTTGGCCTTTGCGGCCTTCTTGTGTGCTTTTGCCTTGGTCTTGGCGGCGTCGGCCTTGGCGACCGCGACGTCCGAATTGGCTTCGGCTGCTTTCTTCTCTACTTTGGCATCGGCCTTGGCGGCGGTCTTGGCTTCCTTGGCTTCGGCCTTGGTGACGTCCTTGTCGGCTTTGACATCGGCTTTGGCGGCATGGCTCGTCGGCGCGGTGGCCGGCGTGGCGGTCGACTGGGCGGCGAATGCGGAAGTGGCGAACAGACCGGCGATCAGGGTGGCGACGATTTTGCTCATGGCGATGTTTCCTTCAGGTCGTTGTTGAAATGGTGGGGTGGTCCCGGTGCTACTGGTCCTTCAACGCCGCCACCCGACGGCCAGTTGACGCGCCTTTACATTTATTTACAATTAGATTTCACTTCTGAAATTTTGCTCCCGCCAGCTGCGCGATTGCCGCCAGCGTGGTCTGGGCGGCGTTCAGGCCCAGCAGGTAGTCCTTGTCGCTGAAGGTCGACACCAGGTCGGTCGGCTGGTGCCAGTGCGGGTTCCAGCCGGCGCCGATCTGCTGGCCGCGCTCGTTCTCGCGCAGCGAAATCGCGGGCACCAGGTCCATGAACGGGGTCGAGTCCGTGTTGGTCATGTGCGGGCCGACCGAGGCCGGGTAATCGGAAGCGTATTTGTCGTTGGCCGCGCGGAAGGCCCAGGCCAGCTTCTGGGCGCCCTCGGCCTGGCGCGAATTCGCCTGGAACTCGATGTTGACGTCGGCCTCGCGGCGCTGTTCGGGCGGCGGCGCCGTTACCGTCTTGCCGTTCGCATCGAGGTGCGCGACCGGCATGCCGTGGTCGAACATCATCATGTCGTGCTGGACCATGCCCAGCCAGCGCGGCTCCGGATAGCGGCCCGACCCCTTCGGCGACTCGATCCCCTGCAGGCCGTTGCGCTGGGCGACATAGGCTGCGGCGCCGTTCAGGCCGGTCTCTTCGTTGTTCCACAGCGCGAAGCGGATGCTGCGCTCGGTCCTCACGCCGGGCGCGTTCAGGATCCGCGCCAGTTCCATCACCAGCGCGGTGCCGGAGGCGTCGTCATTGGCCGCCTCGCCGTAGCCCATGCCATCCATGTGGGCGGACAAGATGTACATCTCGTCGGGATGGCTGCTCCCGACCTTGGTGCAATAGACCTCTTCGCGCGGGCCGCCTTTCGGATCCGGCTGTTCGGCATTCAGGCGCCGCAGGCGCTCGTCGGGCTGGGCCAGCGGGTCCTCGTTGACGCTGGTGGGCGCGCGGGTGCCGAACAGGGTGCTGCCGCCCTGGCCGGACGGACCGCCGCGGCCGCCGCCGGTGCCGGCCGGCCGGGGAGCGCCTTTCGGCCGCGGGGCCGGCGGCGCGTAGTCGTAGCGAATCCGTTCGGTGGCGCAGCCGAAGGATTTGAGCTGGGCCTCGATCCAGTCGATCGCCTTGCGGTTGCGTTCGGTGCCCTGGCGGCGGTCGCCGAAGCGGGCCAGGCCGCGGATGGTCTCCTTGTAGCGCTCGAGGTCGAGCTGGCCGACCAGGCTGGCGACCGGATCGCCGGCGGCTGCCGGCTGCGCCGTCGCCGCGGTCTGCGCTGCGGTTTGCGCCGAGGCGGGCAGGGCCAGCGCCAGGGACAGGAAGAGGGAAGCGGGGATGAGCACGGCGGACGGTTTCACGAGACCTCTCTGATGGGACGGGCAAAAACCCAACTATATGCCAGGCGCACGATTGATGCCTGTTTGACATTGGAAATTATTCCAAGGATACTCATTCAGCATTTCTATTCGCCAATAAATTCGCCAATAAATTACCAATAAGCCAGAGACCGTGAAGACCACTACCACCATCCTTTCCGCGGCCGTGCTGGCTGCCCTGACCGCCGCGGCCAACGCCGCCCAGCCGGTCAAGCCCGCCGTGCCCGCAACCCAGGCCGTGCAGATCGAGCCCTCCCACCTGTCGCATGACGTGAAGGTGCTCGCTTCCGACGAGTTCGAAGGCCGCGGCCCGAACACGCCGGGCGAGGCCAAGACCGTGGCCTACCTGATCAACCAGTTCGAAGCGGCCGGCCTGAAGCCGGGCGGCGACCTGGTCGACGGCAAGCGCGGCTGGACCCAGGACGTGCCGCTGGGCCGCTTCGAGATCAAGGGCCCGGTCGAGGTGTCGGTGAAGGGCGGCGGCAAGGAGGAAACGCTGACGCAGGGCGAGCAGATCGCCGTGCGCGCGGCGATGACCGGCGCGAAGGGCGTGGAATTCAGGGATGCGCCGCTGGTCTTCGTCGGCTATGGCGTCACCGCGCCGGAGCGCAAATGGGACGACTTCAAGGGCCAGGACCTGAAGGGCAAGCTGGCCGTGGTCCTGATCAACGACCCGGACTTCGAGACCGGCAAAGGCGAGTTCGGCGGCAAGGCCATGACCTATTATGGCCGCTGGACCTATAAGTTCGAGGAACTGGCCCGCCGCGGCGCACTCGGCACCCTGATCGTGCACGAGAGCGCGCCGGCTTCCTACGGCTGGGCGACCGTGAAGAATTCCAACACCAACGTCATGTACGACGTGGTGCGCAAGAACCCGCTCGAAGCCCATGCGCCGGTCGAGGCCTGGATCCAGCGCGATATCGCCGTCGACCTGTTCAAACGCGCCGGCCTGGATTTCGACAAGCTGAAGAAATCGGCGCAATCGCGCAACTTCAAGCCGGTCGAGCTGACCGGTGTCTCGATGTCCGGTAAATATGCCGTCGACGCCCAGGTGATCACCTCGAAGAACGTGATCGCCGTGCGCGAGGGCAGCCGGCATCCGGACCAGTACGTGGTCTACAGCGGCCACTGGGATCATCTCGGCATCGGCCTGCCGGATGCCAAGGGCGACAAGATCTATAACGGCGCGGTCGACAACGCGACCGGCATCGCGGCCCTGCTGGAGCTGGCGCGCGTCTACGCGGCCGCGCCGGCGCCGCAACGGAGCGTGGTGTTCCTGGCCGTGACCGCCGAGGAAAAGGGCCTGCTGGGCTCGGAATACTATGCAGGCAACCCGGTCTATCCGCTGGCGAAGACGGTCGGCGTGATCAACATGGACGCCCTCGACCCGCACGGCAAGGCGAAGGACTTCACGATCTCCGGCAGCGCCAGGCTGGAATTGCTGGACCGCCTGGTCAGCAAGGCCAGGATGGCAAAGCTGAGCTATTCGCCGGATCCGAAGCCGGAAGCGGGCCACTTCTTCCGTTCCGACCATTTCTCCTTCGCCAAGCGCGGCGTGCCGGCGATTTCCTTCGGTTCGGGCGAGCACTGGGAGCAGGGCGGCATCGCTGTGGGCAAGCAGGAAGCCGAGCGCTACGTCAAGGAAAACTACCACCAGCCATCCGACGAATGGCGTCCGGAGTGGACCTTCGAGGGCATGGCGCGCGACCTCGGAATCCTGTACGCGGTCGGCCGCGAGCTGGCGGATTCGAATGCCTGGCCGAACTGGTCCAGGGATTCGGAGTTCCGCGCGGCACGCGACCAGAGCGCTGCCGAGCGAAAGTAAGCCGAAAACAAGCGTTATCTGCCGTACAGTCGCGTCCGCGCTGGCGCGGTACATTGGCAACATTGCTGCTGATGTACAGGTGATGCCATGCCGGACGCACTCAAGGAATACAAGGCCAAGCGGAATTTTTCGATCACGTCGGAACCCGCGGAAGGGGGCGACGCCAGCAAGGGCGCGCTCACCTTCGTGATCCAGAAACACTGGGCGACCAGGCTGCACTACGATTTCCGTCTCGAAATCGACGGCACCATGAAGAGCTGGGCGGTGCCGAAAGGCCCCAGCTTCGACAACCATGACAAGCGCATGGCCGTGCACGTCGAGGACCATCCGATCTCCTACTCCGACTTCGAAGGCACGATCCCGCCGCACCAGTACGGCGCGGGCAAGGTCATCGTCTGGGACAAGGGGACCTGGGAGCCGGTCGGCGACCCGGCCAAGGGCTATGCCAAGGGCGAGATCAAGTTCGAGATCCACGGCCACAAGATGCACGGACGCTGGGTGCTGGTGCGCCTGCGCCA
This window of the Massilia sp. WG5 genome carries:
- a CDS encoding group III truncated hemoglobin, which codes for MTQSTAITPSAIVQLVDTFYARVREDAVLGPVFEERLAGHWHEHMPRMYAFWTKVLLDTGEFQGNVFGKHMALSGIGREHFVHWLTLFRMTAIEVFGLEGAAPAILVANRIASSLQLGFFGDIQVQV
- a CDS encoding D-2-hydroxyacid dehydrogenase, whose product is MHKIVFLDRDSLIANIRPPAFEHTWQDYPATAPHEVVERLRGATVAITNKVPLRAAEIAQLPDLKLVAVAATGTDNVDLATCRERGIAVCNIRNYSVVSVPEHCFALMLAVRRNLMAYAQDVAAGRWEQSTRFCLLDHPIADLAGSRLGIVGYGALGRRVAQIGRAFGMEIAVASRSPLPDADVVQLPLPELLATSDVITLHLPLSAQTRHMIGAAELASMKKNAILINTARGGLVDEAALADALTKGVIAGAGFDVLSKEPPAPDNPLLNLNLPNFVLTPHVAWASGGAMQTLADMLVENIDGWAAGAPQNLV
- a CDS encoding M20/M25/M40 family metallo-hydrolase, translated to MKPSAVLIPASLFLSLALALPASAQTAAQTAATAQPAAAGDPVASLVGQLDLERYKETIRGLARFGDRRQGTERNRKAIDWIEAQLKSFGCATERIRYDYAPPAPRPKGAPRPAGTGGGRGGPSGQGGSTLFGTRAPTSVNEDPLAQPDERLRRLNAEQPDPKGGPREEVYCTKVGSSHPDEMYILSAHMDGMGYGEAANDDASGTALVMELARILNAPGVRTERSIRFALWNNEETGLNGAAAYVAQRNGLQGIESPKGSGRYPEPRWLGMVQHDMMMFDHGMPVAHLDANGKTVTAPPPEQRREADVNIEFQANSRQAEGAQKLAWAFRAANDKYASDYPASVGPHMTNTDSTPFMDLVPAISLRENERGQQIGAGWNPHWHQPTDLVSTFSDKDYLLGLNAAQTTLAAIAQLAGAKFQK
- a CDS encoding M28 family metallopeptidase, producing the protein MKTTTTILSAAVLAALTAAANAAQPVKPAVPATQAVQIEPSHLSHDVKVLASDEFEGRGPNTPGEAKTVAYLINQFEAAGLKPGGDLVDGKRGWTQDVPLGRFEIKGPVEVSVKGGGKEETLTQGEQIAVRAAMTGAKGVEFRDAPLVFVGYGVTAPERKWDDFKGQDLKGKLAVVLINDPDFETGKGEFGGKAMTYYGRWTYKFEELARRGALGTLIVHESAPASYGWATVKNSNTNVMYDVVRKNPLEAHAPVEAWIQRDIAVDLFKRAGLDFDKLKKSAQSRNFKPVELTGVSMSGKYAVDAQVITSKNVIAVREGSRHPDQYVVYSGHWDHLGIGLPDAKGDKIYNGAVDNATGIAALLELARVYAAAPAPQRSVVFLAVTAEEKGLLGSEYYAGNPVYPLAKTVGVINMDALDPHGKAKDFTISGSARLELLDRLVSKARMAKLSYSPDPKPEAGHFFRSDHFSFAKRGVPAISFGSGEHWEQGGIAVGKQEAERYVKENYHQPSDEWRPEWTFEGMARDLGILYAVGRELADSNAWPNWSRDSEFRAARDQSAAERK